The genomic stretch GCACGCGTTACATGTACCACGACCCGTGCCACACGCCGATCAAGACGATCGACCCGGTCAAGCTCGTCAACGAACTGATGGGCACGGAGAAGAACGACGGCTACAAAATCGAGAAAAACGACCGCTGCTGCGGCGAGTCGGGCACGCTGGCCGTTACGCGTCCCGACATATCGACGCAGGTCCGCTTCCGTAAGGAAGAGGAAATCCGCAAGGGTGCGGCGAAACTGCGCGGGATTCCCGTCGTCGCCGACGCAGGCGCAAACGCTATCAACATGGCAAACGCGGCAGCGGGCGCAGCCGGCGCTCCAGCGGGTTCGGTGCTCAAGGCCGGCGACGGCCCGCAACCGAACGGCGCCAAGGGACCAAACGGTGCAACCGACGTCAAGATCCTGACCAGCTGCCCGTCCTGCCTGCAGGGCCTGTCGCGGTACAACGAAGACGCGAACGTCGAAGCGGACTACATCGTCGTCGAAATTGCGCGTCACGTGCTGGGCGAGAACTGGATGGCGGATTACGTTCAGCATGCGAACAATGGCGGAATCGAGCGCGTGCTGGTCTAATGGCACGATAAAGGCTCCGCTCGAGGACGACGATGGACTGTATCTTCTGCCGTGAGGACGGCGGTGACGTGCTGTGGCAGGACGAGACGCTGCGTGTCGTCCTCGCCGACGAACACGACTACCCGGGCTTTTGCCGGGTGATCTGGAACCGGCACGTGGCCGAGTTCTCCGATCTGGGCGACGGCGAGCGCGATCGCGTGATGCGCGTGGTGTACGCGGTCGAGCGTGCGATCAGGCGCATCCTGCAACCCGTCAAGGTGAATCTGGCAAGTCTCGGCAACCAGGTGCCGCACGTGCACTGGCACGTGATCCCGCGCTTTTCCAACGACGCGCATTTTCCGCTGCCCATCTGGGCGCCGCGCCAACGTACGGTCTCCGAGGTGATGCTGTCGCAGCGACGCGCGCAGGCGACGCTGCTGCGCGAAGCGGTACGCAGCGAAATCGAACACGCTCTCGTCTAGAGGTCATCATGAGTGGATTGACACCCGACACGCCCGTGCCTACGGGCGTCGTCGTTCATGCCGTATCGCGCGTGCTGGAACTGCAGTACGCGAACGGCAACAGTTACCGCGTGCCGTTCGAACTGATGCGTGTTTATTCGCCGTCGGCGGAAGTGCGGGGTCATGGCCCCGGTCAGGAAACGCTGCAGACGGGCAAACGCGAGGTGACGATCACGGCGCTGGAAGGCGTCGGCAATTATGCGCTGCAGCCGACTTTCTCCGACGGCCACAACACGGGTATCTACTCGTGGGATCTCCTGTGGGATCTCGCGACCCGCCAGGACGAACTCTGGGCCGAATATCTCGACAAGCTTCAGGCGGCGGGCGTCGATCGGGACGCGCCGATGCCCGTATCCAGTCCAGCGCACGGCCATAGACACTGATACGATTCGGCGGCGCGCCGCTCAGGTGCGACGCAACAATTTTCAGAATATGCGAAAGGACGAAGCGCGATGACCCAAACCCACTTCGGCTATCAGACAGTCGACGAACAGGAAAAAGCGAAGAAAGTGGCCGGCGTATTCCACTCGGTCGCCTCCAACTATGACCTGATGAACGACCTGATGTCGGGCGGGCTGCACCGCGCGTGGAAGGCGTTCACGATCGCGCAGGCCAACGTGCGGCCGGGATACAAGGTGCTCGACATCGCGGGCGGCACGGGCGACCTGTCGAAGGCGTTCGCCAAGCGCGCGGGCGAGACGGGGGAAGTCTGGCATACGGACATCAACGAATCGATGCTGCGCGTGGGCCGCGACCGTTTGATCGACAAGGGTGTCATCACGCCGACGCTGCTTTGCGATGCCGAAAAGATTCCGTTTCCGGACAACTACTTCGATGTGGTCACGGTGGCATTCGGCTTGCGCAACATGACGCACAAGGATGCCGCGCTCGCCGAAATGCGCCGCGTGCTCAA from Paraburkholderia phymatum STM815 encodes the following:
- a CDS encoding HIT family protein — protein: MDCIFCREDGGDVLWQDETLRVVLADEHDYPGFCRVIWNRHVAEFSDLGDGERDRVMRVVYAVERAIRRILQPVKVNLASLGNQVPHVHWHVIPRFSNDAHFPLPIWAPRQRTVSEVMLSQRRAQATLLREAVRSEIEHALV
- a CDS encoding gamma-butyrobetaine hydroxylase-like domain-containing protein, producing the protein MSGLTPDTPVPTGVVVHAVSRVLELQYANGNSYRVPFELMRVYSPSAEVRGHGPGQETLQTGKREVTITALEGVGNYALQPTFSDGHNTGIYSWDLLWDLATRQDELWAEYLDKLQAAGVDRDAPMPVSSPAHGHRH
- the ubiE gene encoding bifunctional demethylmenaquinone methyltransferase/2-methoxy-6-polyprenyl-1,4-benzoquinol methylase UbiE: MTQTHFGYQTVDEQEKAKKVAGVFHSVASNYDLMNDLMSGGLHRAWKAFTIAQANVRPGYKVLDIAGGTGDLSKAFAKRAGETGEVWHTDINESMLRVGRDRLIDKGVITPTLLCDAEKIPFPDNYFDVVTVAFGLRNMTHKDAALAEMRRVLKPAGRLLVLEFSKVWDPLKKAYDVYSFKVLPWLGDRFAKDADSYRYLAESIRMHPDQETLKTMMEQAGLDAVKYYNLSAGVVALHVGTKY